One Candidatus Binatia bacterium DNA window includes the following coding sequences:
- the panD gene encoding aspartate 1-decarboxylase, with protein sequence MRKMLRGKIHRATITGADLHYEGSVTIDSDLLRGAGIIENEAVAIWNVNNGERFETYAIEGQPGSGVVCVNGAAAHKVNVGDLIIIAAFGWMPDEEALQWKPNVVFVDSKNRPIDLGRKHEIGGQALLKKVWG encoded by the coding sequence ATGCGCAAGATGCTTCGCGGAAAGATCCACAGGGCCACCATCACCGGCGCCGACCTTCATTACGAGGGCAGCGTGACGATCGACTCGGACCTCCTTCGCGGGGCCGGGATCATCGAGAACGAAGCGGTGGCAATCTGGAACGTCAACAACGGCGAGCGGTTCGAAACGTACGCGATCGAAGGGCAGCCAGGCTCCGGCGTCGTTTGCGTCAACGGCGCGGCGGCACACAAGGTGAACGTCGGCGACCTCATCATCATCGCGGCGTTCGGCTGGATGCCCGACGAAGAAGCGCTCCAATGGAAGCCGAACGTCGTATTCGTCGATTCGAAGAACCGTCCGATCGACCTTGGTCGCAAGCACGAAATCGGCGGCCAGGCCCTGCTGAAAAAGGTCTGGGGCTGA
- a CDS encoding tyrosine-protein phosphatase: MSDDRSSTPFPGTYWVVPGTLLAGAWPGGQDAKTTDQRMQALLDCGVRSVINLMSEEEAFDGSAGAHFHPYEDTLEKIGETRGIVVEIERYTIEDANTLTEQAMELILDAIDAEIEGRDSPTFVHCSDGDARTGVVIGCYLARHGIATGKSALEQLRQLRSGDPIFRTRKSPGTMTEEKFVLRWRESR; encoded by the coding sequence GTGAGCGACGATCGCAGTTCCACGCCCTTCCCCGGTACCTACTGGGTAGTTCCCGGCACCCTGCTCGCCGGCGCCTGGCCAGGCGGCCAGGACGCCAAGACGACCGACCAGCGCATGCAGGCGCTGCTCGACTGCGGCGTCCGCTCGGTCATCAACCTGATGAGCGAGGAGGAAGCGTTCGACGGCTCGGCCGGCGCGCACTTCCATCCGTACGAAGACACTCTCGAGAAGATCGGGGAGACGCGCGGCATCGTCGTCGAGATCGAGCGCTACACGATCGAGGACGCCAATACGCTGACCGAGCAGGCGATGGAGCTGATCCTGGACGCGATCGACGCGGAGATCGAAGGACGCGACAGCCCAACTTTCGTGCACTGCTCCGACGGCGACGCGCGCACCGGCGTGGTCATCGGGTGCTACCTTGCCAGGCACGGCATCGCCACGGGCAAGTCGGCGCTCGAGCAGTTGCGCCAGCTTCGCTCCGGCGACCCGATCTTCCGCACCCGCAAATCGCCCGGCACGATGACAGAAGAAAAGTTCGTCCTGCGCTGGCGCGAATCGCGCTGA
- the panC gene encoding pantoate--beta-alanine ligase, with protein MKIVQSAAKMQELAAQARAGSLRIGFVPTMGYLHDGHVALVRKARELADLVVVSIFVNPTQFNNAEDFENYPRDDKTDAAMLEEEGVDVLFLPTRDEIYPSGAATRVSVSGLTDGLCGAHRPGHFDGVATVVAALLNIVQPHVAVFGRKDFQQLRMVRRMVRDLHLPVRIVDGDTVRERDGLAMSSRNARLSPAERAMAPVVHRAIVSAAAAYAAGERDSAALVAEARRVLEGCSALEVEYLELVDPETVTAVASVDERSVLAVAAWLGSVRLIDNETLSECPVRVLERSSTGAPAPAGSAAAN; from the coding sequence ATGAAGATCGTGCAGTCGGCCGCCAAGATGCAGGAGCTCGCCGCGCAGGCGCGTGCGGGCTCGCTTCGCATCGGCTTCGTGCCGACGATGGGCTACCTGCACGACGGACACGTCGCGCTGGTGCGCAAGGCGCGGGAGCTGGCCGATCTCGTCGTCGTTTCGATCTTCGTCAACCCGACGCAGTTCAACAACGCCGAGGACTTCGAGAACTACCCGCGCGACGACAAGACCGACGCGGCGATGCTCGAAGAGGAAGGCGTGGACGTGCTGTTCCTGCCGACGCGCGACGAGATCTATCCGAGTGGTGCGGCGACGCGCGTGAGCGTATCGGGTCTTACCGACGGCCTTTGCGGGGCGCATCGTCCCGGCCACTTCGACGGCGTGGCCACCGTGGTCGCCGCGCTGCTGAACATCGTGCAGCCGCACGTGGCCGTGTTCGGCCGCAAGGACTTCCAGCAGCTGCGCATGGTGCGTCGCATGGTGCGGGACCTGCATCTGCCTGTGCGCATCGTCGACGGTGACACCGTGCGCGAGCGCGACGGGCTGGCGATGAGCTCGCGCAACGCACGCCTTTCGCCTGCCGAGCGTGCGATGGCGCCTGTCGTTCACCGCGCCATCGTTTCGGCCGCGGCTGCTTACGCAGCCGGCGAGCGTGACTCCGCGGCGCTCGTTGCCGAGGCGCGGCGCGTGCTCGAGGGCTGCAGCGCCCTCGAGGTCGAGTACCTCGAGCTGGTCGACCCCGAGACGGTGACGGCGGTGGCCAGCGTCGATGAGCGCTCGGTGCTCGCCGTTGCCGCGTGGCTCGGATCGGTGCGGCTGATCGACAACGAAACCCTTTCCGAATGTCCGGTCCGAGTCCTCGAACGGTCGTCGACCGGCGCTCCCGCTCCCGCGGGCAGCGCGGCGGCAAACTGA
- a CDS encoding aldehyde dehydrogenase family protein, which yields MKDYGLFINGQWESAKGGKTAPSINPATEEAWCNVAVADREDVRKAVAAAKAAHDSGVWRNKSPQERGEIMQRVAAAMFERQDELAAAEVQDGGGTMRKAMSMDVPGAAQTFFHFGTYITGDEYKTMLQEEYDEVVPIPSRNLVVREPIGVCAGITPWNFPMIMGAWKIAPAIAAGNCVVIKPASVTPVSTLLLGEICTQAGVPAGVVNVISGPGGAAGEELATHPDVSKVAFTGSTEVGRRVMQLGAGTLKKVTLELGGKSPNIILPDANLDTAALGSLFATFMHQGQICESGTRILVHEKIHDEFMEKLLAGMGRIKIGDTMDPTVGMGPLVSASQRETVEKYVGLGHEQGARCVAGGKRPDGFAKGYYYEPTVFDDVDNKMRIAQEEIFGPVVSVIRYKDEEEAIRIANDSVYGLGGAVWSENTDHAVAVARRIDTGTVWINDYHMINLRFPFGGYKQSGVGRELGKWGLAEYHEVKHIHVGQSTPPEGKFYFQMLLN from the coding sequence ATGAAGGATTACGGCCTTTTCATCAACGGCCAGTGGGAGTCCGCCAAGGGCGGCAAAACGGCTCCGTCGATCAATCCCGCCACCGAAGAAGCCTGGTGCAACGTCGCGGTCGCCGACCGTGAAGACGTCCGCAAGGCGGTCGCCGCCGCCAAGGCCGCGCACGACAGCGGAGTGTGGCGCAACAAGTCGCCGCAGGAGCGCGGCGAGATCATGCAGCGCGTCGCTGCCGCGATGTTCGAGCGCCAGGACGAGCTGGCCGCCGCCGAAGTGCAGGACGGAGGCGGCACGATGCGCAAGGCGATGAGCATGGACGTGCCCGGCGCCGCGCAGACGTTCTTCCATTTCGGCACCTACATTACCGGCGACGAGTACAAGACGATGCTGCAGGAGGAGTACGACGAGGTCGTACCGATCCCGAGCAGGAACCTCGTGGTGCGCGAGCCGATCGGCGTCTGCGCCGGCATTACGCCGTGGAACTTCCCGATGATCATGGGGGCGTGGAAGATCGCGCCGGCCATCGCGGCGGGCAACTGCGTCGTGATCAAGCCCGCTTCCGTGACGCCGGTCTCGACGCTGCTGCTCGGCGAGATCTGCACGCAGGCGGGCGTTCCTGCCGGAGTCGTCAACGTCATCTCAGGGCCCGGCGGCGCGGCCGGCGAGGAGCTGGCCACCCATCCCGACGTCAGCAAGGTCGCGTTCACCGGATCGACCGAAGTCGGCCGCCGCGTGATGCAGCTCGGCGCCGGCACGCTGAAAAAGGTGACGCTCGAGCTCGGCGGCAAGTCGCCGAACATCATCCTGCCGGATGCGAACCTCGACACGGCGGCGCTCGGCTCGCTGTTCGCGACGTTCATGCACCAGGGCCAGATCTGCGAGTCCGGCACGCGCATCCTCGTGCACGAGAAGATCCACGACGAATTCATGGAGAAGCTGCTGGCGGGAATGGGGCGCATCAAGATCGGCGACACCATGGACCCGACCGTCGGCATGGGCCCGCTCGTCAGCGCCTCGCAGCGCGAGACCGTCGAGAAGTACGTCGGGCTCGGGCACGAGCAGGGCGCCCGTTGCGTGGCGGGCGGCAAGCGTCCGGACGGATTTGCCAAGGGCTATTACTACGAGCCGACCGTCTTCGACGACGTCGACAACAAGATGCGCATCGCGCAGGAAGAGATCTTCGGACCGGTGGTCTCGGTGATCCGTTACAAGGACGAGGAAGAGGCGATCCGCATTGCCAACGACTCGGTGTACGGGCTCGGCGGCGCGGTCTGGTCCGAGAACACCGACCACGCCGTTGCGGTGGCACGTCGCATCGATACCGGGACGGTGTGGATCAACGACTACCACATGATCAACCTGCGGTTCCCGTTCGGCGGCTATAAGCAGAGCGGCGTCGGGCGCGAGCTCGGCAAGTGGGGCCTGGCCGAGTACCACGAGGTCAAGCACATCCACGTCGGGCAGAGCACGCCGCCCGAAGGGAAGTTCTACTTCCAGATGCTGCTGAACTGA
- a CDS encoding PAS domain S-box protein yields the protein MTAALLLLSALCQIAVAFLALNAPRSPRTRVAWWLLAAALLLLAAALLLMAARRLVALGGILYGADAGHIRLLEETFATTTSVLLLLGIIGMRRLWTDADTAMRQSSEREGALQESETLWQRVFEYAPDGYIMLSLEGRLERMNRAAAEIAGLTRESAEGRHIFESGLFDDEGMAQAARNLGLMQQGVDPGPAEYTFHRPDGSERQVEVIGYLIELGGRPLMLTIVHDVTRRRRSEAELRLSQLRLEEAQRAAGVVSFEIDLRDATMWVSNDMRAGAAAGDGRRQISLEEGFSFIIAEDRERVAQEMALATQRGGTGEIVVEYRQANLATGQVAVVRSTARPELDEDGNVFRLIGATVDLTEIRRAEQEIRTLNAALEERVRARTAELERAVDELEAFSYSVSHDLRSPLRAMAGYSELVLEEDGAALGPASRDHLERIRASSVRMAGLIDGLLSLSRLARATRNETEVDLSEIARGVVADLRNSDPSREVEIVIREDLEAVADAGMMSLLVQNLLANAWKFTRTCRQARIELGADGNGSFFVRDNGVGFDASQKSKLFRPFERLHRTDEFEGTGIGLATVGRIVRHHGGKVWAEGSVGKGSTFWFTLGPAAGAAQKSGA from the coding sequence ATGACCGCCGCGCTGCTGCTGCTCTCGGCCTTGTGCCAGATCGCCGTCGCGTTCCTCGCGCTGAATGCCCCGAGGTCGCCGCGCACCCGCGTGGCGTGGTGGCTGCTGGCCGCTGCGCTGCTGCTGCTGGCCGCTGCGCTGCTGCTGATGGCCGCCCGCCGCCTCGTCGCGCTCGGCGGTATCCTCTACGGCGCTGACGCCGGGCACATCCGGCTGCTGGAAGAAACGTTCGCGACGACGACCTCGGTGCTCCTGCTGCTCGGAATCATCGGGATGCGGCGGCTCTGGACCGACGCCGATACCGCGATGCGGCAATCGTCCGAACGCGAAGGCGCGCTGCAGGAGAGCGAGACGCTCTGGCAAAGAGTGTTCGAATACGCGCCCGACGGCTACATCATGCTGAGCCTCGAGGGTCGCCTCGAGCGCATGAACCGTGCCGCTGCCGAGATTGCCGGCCTGACGCGCGAGTCCGCCGAAGGCCGACACATTTTCGAGAGCGGCCTGTTCGACGACGAAGGGATGGCGCAGGCGGCACGGAACCTCGGGCTGATGCAGCAGGGCGTCGATCCCGGACCTGCCGAGTACACGTTCCATCGCCCCGACGGCAGCGAGCGCCAGGTCGAAGTCATCGGCTACCTGATCGAGCTCGGTGGCCGGCCGCTGATGCTGACGATCGTGCACGACGTGACGCGCAGGCGCCGGAGCGAAGCGGAGCTTCGGCTGAGCCAGCTTCGCCTGGAAGAGGCGCAGCGTGCGGCCGGCGTCGTGTCGTTCGAGATCGATCTTCGCGACGCGACGATGTGGGTGAGCAACGACATGCGCGCAGGCGCAGCGGCCGGCGACGGTCGCCGCCAGATATCGCTCGAGGAAGGGTTCAGTTTCATCATTGCGGAGGATCGCGAACGCGTCGCGCAGGAGATGGCGCTGGCGACCCAGCGCGGCGGCACGGGCGAGATCGTCGTCGAGTACCGCCAGGCCAACCTGGCCACCGGACAAGTGGCCGTCGTGCGCTCGACCGCACGTCCGGAGCTCGACGAGGACGGCAACGTCTTTCGCCTGATCGGGGCGACGGTCGACCTGACCGAGATCCGCCGCGCGGAGCAGGAGATCCGCACGCTCAACGCGGCGCTCGAAGAACGAGTGCGCGCGCGCACCGCCGAGCTCGAGCGCGCGGTCGACGAGCTCGAGGCGTTCAGCTACTCGGTCTCGCACGACCTGCGCTCGCCGCTGCGCGCGATGGCGGGCTACAGCGAGCTGGTGCTCGAAGAGGACGGCGCGGCGCTCGGCCCGGCCTCGCGCGACCACCTCGAACGCATCCGCGCATCGTCGGTGCGCATGGCCGGCCTCATCGACGGCCTGCTGTCGCTGTCGCGCCTGGCGCGCGCGACTCGCAACGAAACAGAAGTGGATCTTTCGGAGATCGCGCGCGGCGTCGTCGCCGACCTCCGGAACTCCGATCCGTCGCGCGAAGTGGAAATCGTGATCCGCGAAGACCTGGAGGCGGTGGCCGACGCGGGAATGATGTCGCTGCTCGTCCAGAACCTGCTGGCCAACGCGTGGAAATTCACGCGCACCTGCCGCCAGGCGCGCATCGAGCTCGGAGCCGACGGCAACGGCTCGTTCTTCGTTCGCGACAACGGCGTTGGCTTCGACGCGTCACAGAAGTCGAAGCTGTTCCGTCCTTTCGAAAGGCTGCACCGCACCGATGAGTTCGAGGGCACCGGAATCGGATTGGCCACGGTAGGCCGCATCGTCCGGCATCACGGTGGAAAAGTCTGGGCCGAAGGATCGGTCGGCAAGGGCTCGACGTTCTGGTTCACGCTCGGACCAGCCGCGGGCGCGGCGCAAAAATCCGGCGCCTGA
- a CDS encoding patatin-like phospholipase family protein gives MQQALTVRAGPEALETIRREGFRADLFTVLLGASGGPKWLVLASIDQVLARRLVAARKSPLHAFGTSIGAFRHSCLALPDPLAALGRFEEAYVAQAYEKKPTPAEVTAESRRILSALLGSDGHSTALGHPHVRLHVGTVRSRGVAATDSRVPLALGLGAAATANAMSRNLLGAFFERVVFHSTPKPAFVFADVRTTNVALDTANFVDATLASGSIPLVMEAIRDVAGAPRGLLRDGGITDYHFAMDFDAPPGLVLYPHFFDRIVPGWFDKPLTWRRPRGALLSRTVFVAPSREFVATLPGGKVPDRDDFVRYSTADRHRTWHQALEQCRRLADELEELLEGDRLAQVAQPFWS, from the coding sequence ATGCAGCAGGCCCTTACCGTTCGCGCCGGCCCCGAGGCTCTCGAGACGATTCGCCGCGAAGGCTTTCGCGCGGACCTGTTCACGGTGCTGCTCGGCGCCTCCGGCGGGCCGAAATGGCTGGTGCTCGCATCGATCGATCAGGTGCTCGCGCGCCGCCTGGTCGCAGCGCGCAAAAGCCCGCTTCACGCATTCGGCACGTCGATCGGTGCGTTCCGACACAGCTGCCTCGCGCTCCCCGACCCCCTCGCGGCTCTCGGACGTTTCGAAGAGGCTTACGTCGCGCAGGCCTACGAGAAGAAACCGACGCCGGCCGAAGTCACTGCCGAGAGCCGGCGCATTCTGTCGGCTCTGCTCGGAAGCGACGGACATTCGACCGCTCTCGGGCATCCGCACGTTCGTCTTCATGTCGGCACGGTGCGCAGCCGCGGCGTCGCCGCGACGGACTCTCGCGTTCCGCTCGCGCTCGGGCTCGGTGCTGCGGCGACGGCCAATGCGATGTCCCGCAACCTGCTCGGCGCCTTCTTCGAGCGCGTCGTTTTTCATTCGACGCCGAAGCCGGCCTTCGTGTTCGCCGATGTCAGGACCACGAACGTTGCGCTCGATACCGCCAATTTCGTGGACGCCACGCTGGCCAGCGGGTCGATCCCGCTGGTGATGGAAGCGATCCGCGACGTTGCCGGAGCGCCGCGCGGCCTGCTGCGCGACGGCGGCATCACGGACTACCACTTCGCGATGGACTTCGACGCTCCGCCCGGCCTCGTGCTGTATCCGCACTTCTTCGACCGCATCGTGCCCGGCTGGTTCGACAAGCCGCTGACGTGGAGACGCCCGCGCGGCGCGCTGCTGTCGCGCACCGTATTCGTCGCGCCGTCGCGGGAATTCGTCGCGACGCTGCCTGGCGGCAAGGTGCCCGATCGCGACGACTTCGTGCGCTACTCGACTGCGGACCGTCATCGCACCTGGCACCAGGCGCTCGAGCAGTGCCGGCGGCTTGCCGACGAGCTCGAGGAATTGCTTGAAGGCGACCGCCTCGCGCAGGTCGCGCAGCCTTTCTGGAGCTGA
- a CDS encoding glutathione peroxidase — MKPEGTRVPDITFHTREAGAWKDITSQELFAGRKVIVFALPGAFTPTCSASHLPRYEELAGEFRKAGIDEIVCMSVNDCFVMEAWRENQNAKNVRLIPDGNGEFARAMGMLTDKSRLGFGDRSWRYSMLVVDGVIEKMFVEPDVDGDPYEVSDADTMLAYVAPGHRAAPDVVIFTRSGCGHCARAKKALEAASVRYREIEIASIGGIDAVRAMTGRDTVPQVFIGGTHIGSADELDKHLAQDAA; from the coding sequence GTGAAACCCGAAGGAACCCGGGTCCCCGACATTACGTTCCATACCCGTGAGGCCGGAGCCTGGAAGGACATCACCAGCCAGGAGTTGTTCGCCGGCAGGAAAGTCATCGTCTTCGCGCTGCCCGGTGCATTCACGCCCACGTGCTCGGCCAGCCATCTGCCGCGCTACGAAGAGCTGGCCGGCGAGTTCCGCAAGGCCGGCATCGACGAGATCGTCTGCATGTCGGTCAACGACTGCTTCGTGATGGAGGCGTGGCGCGAAAACCAGAATGCGAAAAATGTGCGCCTGATCCCCGACGGCAACGGCGAGTTCGCGCGTGCGATGGGAATGCTGACCGACAAGAGCCGGCTCGGTTTCGGCGACCGCTCGTGGCGTTACTCGATGCTGGTCGTCGATGGCGTGATCGAAAAGATGTTCGTCGAGCCCGACGTCGACGGAGACCCCTACGAGGTTTCCGATGCCGACACGATGCTCGCGTACGTTGCGCCTGGCCATCGCGCCGCACCGGACGTCGTGATCTTCACGCGCTCGGGCTGCGGTCACTGCGCGCGCGCAAAAAAGGCTCTCGAGGCGGCGTCCGTGCGGTACCGCGAGATCGAGATCGCGTCGATCGGCGGTATCGACGCCGTCCGCGCGATGACCGGGCGCGACACGGTGCCGCAGGTCTTCATCGGCGGCACCCACATCGGCAGCGCCGACGAGCTCGACAAGCATCTCGCACAAGACGCAGCGTGA
- the smpB gene encoding SsrA-binding protein SmpB has translation MVKPGAARVKAAKEASGRVAENRKVYHNYFIEETTEAGLVLAGTEVRSARDGGVNLTDSYVRIDKGEAWLIGCRFAPYPPAGQNNHDPDRPKKLLLHRRQIDRLTGRTKLEGFALVVTRVYFDKTGRLKAELGLARGKKQHDKRASERDKDAKREIARAMRRGR, from the coding sequence ATGGTTAAACCTGGCGCCGCGCGCGTAAAAGCCGCGAAAGAGGCGAGCGGGCGCGTCGCCGAGAACCGCAAGGTCTACCACAACTATTTCATCGAGGAGACGACGGAGGCCGGGCTCGTGCTGGCCGGCACCGAGGTGCGCTCCGCGCGCGACGGCGGAGTCAACCTGACCGATTCCTACGTGCGCATCGACAAGGGCGAAGCGTGGCTGATCGGATGCCGTTTCGCTCCGTATCCTCCCGCCGGTCAGAACAACCACGACCCCGACCGACCGAAGAAACTGTTGCTGCACCGCCGCCAGATCGATCGCCTGACGGGCCGCACCAAGCTCGAAGGCTTCGCGCTGGTCGTGACCAGGGTGTACTTCGACAAGACCGGTCGTCTCAAGGCCGAGCTCGGCCTGGCGCGCGGCAAGAAGCAGCACGACAAGCGCGCGAGTGAGCGTGACAAGGACGCCAAGCGCGAGATCGCGCGCGCGATGCGTCGCGGCCGCTGA
- a CDS encoding DUF779 domain-containing protein, with product MTTVRITAAACAALGRVRQERGGSEERSGPLTFTIDGGCCEGAAPHLFDDAVITSAALHAGDADGVPVYLQPAMIEPYADADITIDVIEDAMSESMSLETGLGLRFVLRESKAQR from the coding sequence GTGACCACGGTGCGGATCACGGCGGCGGCCTGCGCCGCGCTCGGGCGAGTGCGCCAGGAGCGCGGCGGGTCCGAGGAGCGCAGCGGGCCGCTGACGTTCACGATCGACGGCGGCTGCTGCGAAGGAGCCGCACCGCACCTGTTCGACGATGCGGTCATCACGTCGGCGGCCCTGCATGCCGGGGACGCCGACGGGGTGCCCGTCTACCTCCAGCCCGCGATGATCGAGCCCTACGCGGACGCAGACATCACGATCGACGTCATCGAAGACGCCATGTCGGAGTCGATGTCGCTCGAGACCGGGCTCGGCCTTCGTTTCGTGCTGCGCGAGAGCAAGGCGCAGCGCTGA
- the panB gene encoding 3-methyl-2-oxobutanoate hydroxymethyltransferase yields the protein MSTSAAGFEHSKVTVPAVLASKGERKLAMVTAYDCTFARLADRAGADLLLVGDSLGMVVQGRANTLGVTMDHMVYHSSMVARGSTRSLVVTDLPFLSYQVSVADAVANAGRLVKEGGAEAVKLEGGAPMADVVRRLCDIDIPVMGHIGLTPQSVHRMGGHKVQGRRGGHAAGGRDRLLEDAQILEEAGAFAIVLEGMPADLAAQITASVAIPTIGIGAGAGCDGQVLVMHDLLGLEERLAPKFVKRYGDLAGAAVEAFSQYVGEVRSGAFPTTAHSFSSPRAVTLVREA from the coding sequence GTGTCGACGTCGGCTGCTGGCTTCGAACATTCCAAGGTAACGGTACCCGCGGTCCTGGCCTCCAAGGGCGAGCGCAAGCTCGCGATGGTGACGGCCTACGACTGCACGTTTGCGCGCCTGGCCGACCGGGCCGGCGCCGACCTTCTGCTGGTCGGCGACTCGCTCGGCATGGTCGTGCAGGGCCGGGCGAACACGCTCGGGGTGACGATGGACCACATGGTCTATCACTCCTCGATGGTCGCCAGGGGCAGCACGCGCTCGCTCGTCGTCACGGACCTTCCGTTCCTGTCGTACCAGGTCTCGGTCGCCGACGCGGTCGCCAATGCCGGTCGCCTCGTCAAGGAAGGCGGAGCCGAAGCGGTCAAGCTCGAAGGCGGAGCGCCGATGGCCGACGTCGTGCGCCGCCTTTGCGACATCGACATTCCGGTGATGGGACACATCGGACTGACGCCTCAGTCGGTGCATCGCATGGGCGGCCACAAGGTGCAGGGCCGCCGCGGCGGTCACGCTGCAGGTGGCCGCGACCGCCTGCTCGAAGACGCGCAGATCCTCGAAGAAGCCGGCGCGTTCGCGATCGTTCTCGAAGGAATGCCTGCCGACCTGGCTGCGCAGATCACTGCGAGCGTTGCGATTCCGACCATCGGCATCGGTGCAGGTGCCGGCTGCGACGGCCAGGTGCTCGTGATGCACGACCTGCTCGGCCTCGAAGAGCGGCTCGCGCCGAAGTTCGTCAAACGCTACGGCGATCTCGCCGGCGCGGCCGTCGAGGCTTTTTCGCAGTACGTCGGCGAAGTGCGAAGCGGTGCGTTCCCGACGACCGCCCACTCGTTCTCGTCGCCGCGCGCCGTGACGCTGGTACGGGAAGCCTGA
- a CDS encoding hydrogen peroxide-inducible genes activator yields MNTVRALPLPTLRQLEYVVAIADEASFGGAAAACHVSQPGLSAQVQEVEKLLGLRLFERDRRGVVVTPAGEEIVERARVLLAGAREMAELARQRSTPLSGPLRLGVIPTIAPYLLPSSLAAVRRDFPRLRLMLREDKTDVLVSLIARGRIDAALLALDTTLGPVDSVAMFEDAFLLAMPSGHPLAKKKQVTEHDLDGERVLLLEDGHCLRGQVLAVCGRSGATEDADFRATSLATLVQMVAGGDGVTLLPSIAVPFVVTANSGLMARPFRAPAPGRTIGLAWRRGSSRGNEMRMLAESLAKGRA; encoded by the coding sequence ATGAATACCGTGCGGGCCCTGCCGTTGCCGACGCTGCGACAGCTCGAGTACGTCGTCGCCATCGCGGACGAGGCCTCTTTCGGTGGCGCCGCTGCGGCCTGCCACGTCTCCCAGCCGGGGCTCAGCGCCCAGGTGCAGGAGGTCGAGAAGCTGCTCGGCCTGCGCCTGTTCGAGCGCGACCGGCGCGGCGTCGTCGTGACGCCGGCCGGAGAGGAGATCGTCGAGCGCGCGCGAGTGCTGCTCGCCGGTGCCCGCGAGATGGCCGAGCTGGCGCGCCAGCGGAGCACGCCGCTGTCTGGCCCGCTTCGGCTCGGGGTCATCCCGACGATCGCGCCCTATCTGCTCCCTTCGTCGCTGGCCGCCGTCCGGCGCGACTTTCCGCGCCTTCGATTGATGCTGCGTGAAGACAAGACCGACGTGCTCGTCTCGCTGATCGCGCGCGGCAGGATCGACGCCGCCCTTCTCGCGCTGGACACGACGCTCGGCCCGGTGGACTCGGTAGCGATGTTCGAGGATGCGTTCCTGCTCGCGATGCCGTCGGGCCATCCGCTTGCGAAGAAGAAGCAGGTGACCGAGCACGATCTCGACGGAGAGCGAGTGCTGCTTCTCGAGGATGGCCACTGCCTTCGCGGACAGGTGCTGGCCGTGTGCGGCCGCTCGGGAGCCACCGAGGATGCCGATTTTCGCGCAACGAGCCTCGCAACGCTCGTGCAGATGGTGGCCGGCGGCGACGGAGTCACGCTGCTTCCGTCGATCGCGGTGCCGTTCGTGGTGACGGCCAATTCCGGCCTGATGGCAAGGCCGTTTCGCGCACCGGCACCGGGACGCACCATCGGGCTTGCGTGGAGGCGCGGCTCTTCGCGTGGGAACGAAATGCGAATGCTCGCCGAGAGCCTCGCGAAAGGTCGCGCGTGA